The region CCGGTAGGCCTGCTGCCATTCTCCGGCGGCGGCGAAGCAGCGGCTGACCAGGACATGAGGCAGCCAGGTGTAACAGGCCTGGGAGACCGGGCGTTCTCCCGGAGGCGCAGTCTGCCGGTCAATTGCCTGGAGATACCAGTAGATTGCACTCTCCCATTCCCGGCGCTCCTCGAAGAATCCGGCTACAGTGCAGCAGACATCCGCCTGGGGCAGCCCGAAGCCGAAAGAGCGGAAGAGGCTATTCAGCCTGAGCTCCGCTTCACCTAGCTCCCGGTAACATTCTGATAACCGCAGACAACCTGTAATCCTTTCCTCCTTGCAGCCGCTAGGCTCGCGCAATAACTGTTCATAGGAAGCAGCAGCAGCTTGATAGTCCCGGGCATCGAAGCATTCATTCGCATAGTGGAAGAGCAGCCTTCCTTCAGCCATGCCCTCCTCAACGATCCAGCGCTTTAGAATCTTCAGGTTGCGCACCGTATGAACAGTGGACGGACGATGGTCAATGTAGATGTCCGTGTTCATAGCGGAGCTTGCTCCAATAACCAACTCCTCATGAACCCGTCCCTGCCAGCGGAAAAGTCCGCGCCTCACAACACGGGGACGGCACTCCGGATACACTGGTACAACTGGGGGAGCAGGTTGGGAAGACTGCGGAGATAGCCGGGTTCCCATCCGGATTACATCCACCCCCTCCTGTTCCTGCGCAAGCTGCTGCTTCAGCCTGGCCAGCTTCTCAGCTTCCGGCGCACTCAGCAGTTCATCCGCATCCATCCAGATGACATAAGGCATCGTCGCCTGCTCGAAGGAATAGTTGCGGGCGGCTGCAAAATCCTCATCCCACGGATAAGTGAACACCTTCTCT is a window of Paenibacillus sp. FSL H3-0469 DNA encoding:
- a CDS encoding glycosyltransferase family 2 protein; protein product: MEAEQEGLFSLCMIVKNEEAVLGRCLDSVRDLMDEIIIVDTGSTDRTVTVAGWYTEKVFTYPWDEDFAAARNYSFEQATMPYVIWMDADELLSAPEAEKLARLKQQLAQEQEGVDVIRMGTRLSPQSSQPAPPVVPVYPECRPRVVRRGLFRWQGRVHEELVIGASSAMNTDIYIDHRPSTVHTVRNLKILKRWIVEEGMAEGRLLFHYANECFDARDYQAAAASYEQLLREPSGCKEERITGCLRLSECYRELGEAELRLNSLFRSFGFGLPQADVCCTVAGFFEERREWESAIYWYLQAIDRQTAPPGERPVSQACYTWLPHVLVSRCFAAAGEWQQAYRHNEQALAYLPGNQVLLGKRSELHQVLEETRYKKE